In Alteromonas sp. V450, the following proteins share a genomic window:
- the cdd gene encoding cytidine deaminase, which yields MIKVKRNGRLTQVAMNKNNLQKLSELAFDAQKNSHSPYSNFKVGASLITPSGEIFSGCNVESAAFPLGQCAEATAIGNMVTNGHKHIAHIVIASPNDELCFPCGGCRQKIAEFASDETPVTMVTKTGNVFDTTIGDLLPHAFRAHDLDK from the coding sequence ATGATAAAAGTAAAGCGCAATGGACGGTTAACACAGGTAGCTATGAACAAAAATAATTTACAGAAACTTTCAGAACTTGCATTTGATGCCCAAAAAAATTCTCATTCTCCTTATTCAAACTTTAAAGTTGGTGCTTCGCTAATCACTCCTAGCGGTGAAATTTTTTCCGGCTGTAACGTTGAAAGCGCAGCGTTTCCTCTTGGTCAATGCGCCGAGGCGACAGCAATTGGAAACATGGTGACCAACGGCCACAAACACATTGCTCACATTGTTATTGCTAGCCCTAACGACGAACTGTGTTTTCCTTGCGGCGGCTGTAGACAAAAAATTGCCGAGTTTGCTAGCGATGAAACGCCAGTAACCATGGTAACTAAAACCGGAAATGTATTCGATACAACAATAGGCGATTTACTACCCCACGCTTTTAGAGCACACGACCTAGATAAATAA
- the nlpI gene encoding lipoprotein NlpI → MCRNVSLIFFSLIVGILTGCTQTQSFSEQPQMGNLLLAEPAPINPRSEMAIARYNQVLTSPALTDEDRAELHYQRGMLYDSVGLAGLAQFDYTQAISLKPDLAEAYNSIGIHYIQQNDFIQAYDAFDSTLEIDPSYDFAFLNRGIALYYGGRAELASVDLNTFFEKDETDPFRALWAFFAQHEIGQEQGSVYLASIRPNLDNAHWATSLVDLFLGTTNENQVLNSLLNGIQSQKALTDRLCEAYFYLGKFHAQKGNKGIASNYFKLALSTNVFDYVEHRYARMELNRLREKANAVASSDN, encoded by the coding sequence ATGTGCAGAAACGTTAGTCTCATCTTTTTTTCCCTTATCGTCGGTATTTTGACCGGTTGCACACAGACCCAGTCATTTTCTGAACAACCGCAGATGGGAAACCTACTGCTTGCAGAACCTGCTCCGATCAATCCTCGTTCGGAAATGGCCATTGCACGCTACAATCAAGTACTCACCAGCCCGGCATTAACAGATGAAGATAGAGCCGAGTTGCACTATCAAAGGGGCATGCTGTACGACAGCGTTGGGCTAGCAGGCCTTGCACAGTTTGATTACACACAGGCTATTTCGCTAAAACCCGATCTTGCCGAAGCGTATAATTCTATTGGTATTCACTACATTCAACAAAATGACTTTATTCAAGCTTACGATGCATTTGACTCAACGTTAGAAATCGACCCTAGCTATGATTTTGCGTTTCTAAACAGAGGTATCGCGCTCTATTACGGCGGCCGTGCTGAATTAGCGTCGGTAGATTTAAATACGTTCTTTGAAAAAGACGAAACTGACCCCTTTCGAGCGTTGTGGGCTTTTTTTGCGCAACATGAAATTGGCCAAGAGCAGGGGAGCGTGTATCTTGCTTCAATTCGACCAAACCTAGACAATGCGCATTGGGCCACATCGTTGGTTGATTTGTTTCTTGGTACCACAAACGAGAACCAGGTACTTAACTCGCTTTTAAATGGCATTCAAAGTCAAAAAGCGCTAACAGACAGGTTATGCGAAGCCTACTTTTACCTTGGCAAGTTTCATGCGCAAAAAGGCAATAAGGGTATCGCGTCAAATTATTTCAAACTGGCGTTGAGTACAAATGTGTTTGACTACGTTGAACATCGCTACGCAAGAATGGAACTCAATCGACTACGCGAAAAAGCAAACGCTGTTGCTAGCAGCGACAATTAA